The Chloroflexota bacterium genome segment CACTGCTCACCGCCATGCTCCTGGTGATGGCGGCTTCCATGCTCTCTCCCGCTCCAACAACACACGCTCAAGCCGAGACATCCAACGCCCAGGCCGCCACCGCGGCCGACGCCTTGCAGCCCGGCCAGTCCGCCATCGTCACCGGCACCGAAGGGCGCGGTCTGCGCGTTCGCGGCGGCCCGGGCATGAGCCACCGCATCCTGACGACGGCCAACGAAGGCGCGTTGGTGCAGATCATCGCCGGCCCCGTCAACGACGGCGACGACGACTGGTATCAGATCAGCGTCGGCGCGTCGACCACAGGCTGGGGCGTCGCTCGCTACCTTGCGCCGAGCACGACCGTCCGCGCCATGTCGAACACCGAGGGGCAGCGCACCTTCATCGCGAAGATCACCGCCTACGCGGATGGCATCGGCGGCGTGCCGGTCGGGGCCAGGACGTACAGCGGCACCCGCACGCGCTGGGGCGTGGTGGCCGTTGACCCGAAGGTGATCCCCATCGGCTCGACGCTCACCATCGAGGGGTACGATGGCGTCACCTTCGTGGCCGAGGACATCGGCGGCGGCATCAGGGGCGAGGCCATCGACATCTGGCTGCCAGACGCCAAGGAAGCGAAGACCTACGGCACGCAGTATCGCCGCGTGACGATCCTTCGCGAGGGCCCCGCCCGCTAGGCCGAGGTTCTAGACCTCGGCCTTCGCCATCGTCGCCAGGAACTCGCGGTTGCTGGCGGTCTTCGACAGGCGCGTCAGCAGCAGCTCGGCGCTCTCGTTCTGACCGACCTGGGTCAGCATGCGGCGCAGCGTCCAGACCAGCCGGAGCGTCTGTTCGTCCAGCAGCAGCTCTTCGCGGCGCGTGCTCGACTTCTGTACGTCGATGGCCGGGAAGATGCGCCGCTCCGCCAGCCGGCGGTCGAGCTGCAGCTCCATGTTGCCCGTGCCCTTGAACTCCTCGTAGATCACGTCGTCCATCCGTGACCCGGTGTCCACGAGGCAGGTCGCGAGGATCGTCAGGCTGCCGCCCTCTTCCACCTTGCGCGCCGCGCCAAAGAAGCGCTTCGGTGGGTAGACGGCGGCCGGGTCGATACCGCCGCTCAGCGTCCGACCGCTCGGCGGGACGGCCATGTTGTAGGCGCGTGCCAGCCGGGTGATCGAGTCCAGCAGGATCACCACGTCGCGGCCCGTCTCAACCAGCCGCTTCGCCCGGTTCAGCGCCATCTCGGCCACCGTGATGTGATCCTCGACCGGCTCGTCGAACGTGGACGACACGACCTCGGCGCGGACCGACCGCTTGAAGTCGGTGACCTCCTCGGGTCGTTCGCCGACCAGCACCACCATCAAGTGGACGTCGGGATGGTTGACGGACAATCCGTTGGCAATGCGCTTGAGGATCGTCGTCTTGCCGGCCTTCGGCGGCGAGACGATCAGGCCGCGCTGCCCCTTGCCGATGGGCGAGATCAGGTCGATCAGCCGCTGAGTGAGCACGCGCGGCTCGGTTTCGAGGATCAGGTGCTCGCGGGGGAAGATCGGCGTCAGCGCGTCGAAGTGCGGGCGCTGG includes the following:
- a CDS encoding SH3 domain-containing protein yields the protein MHALLTAMLLVMAASMLSPAPTTHAQAETSNAQAATAADALQPGQSAIVTGTEGRGLRVRGGPGMSHRILTTANEGALVQIIAGPVNDGDDDWYQISVGASTTGWGVARYLAPSTTVRAMSNTEGQRTFIAKITAYADGIGGVPVGARTYSGTRTRWGVVAVDPKVIPIGSTLTIEGYDGVTFVAEDIGGGIRGEAIDIWLPDAKEAKTYGTQYRRVTILREGPAR
- the rho gene encoding transcription termination factor Rho, whose amino-acid sequence is MTLAGLEACSRAEIEAIASSVGVSDVEGSRTTELVFRILQAQAERQGNIFAGGVLQIVDEGFGFLRQERLLPGQADVYVSQSQIRRFGLRTGDWVTGHVRPPKEAEKYFGLLRVEAVNGQIPDIARQRPHFDALTPIFPREHLILETEPRVLTQRLIDLISPIGKGQRGLIVSPPKAGKTTILKRIANGLSVNHPDVHLMVVLVGERPEEVTDFKRSVRAEVVSSTFDEPVEDHITVAEMALNRAKRLVETGRDVVILLDSITRLARAYNMAVPPSGRTLSGGIDPAAVYPPKRFFGAARKVEEGGSLTILATCLVDTGSRMDDVIYEEFKGTGNMELQLDRRLAERRIFPAIDVQKSSTRREELLLDEQTLRLVWTLRRMLTQVGQNESAELLLTRLSKTASNREFLATMAKAEV